The Drosophila gunungcola strain Sukarami chromosome 3L unlocalized genomic scaffold, Dgunungcola_SK_2 000003F, whole genome shotgun sequence genome contains a region encoding:
- the LOC128258230 gene encoding heat shock protein 26 yields the protein MALSTLLSLVDELQESRTPIYEFGLGMHPQSSLLLPHGHQHRRSINGCPCASPICPSSPAGQVMALRREMSKHNDIHWPATAHVGKDGFQVCMDVAQFKPSELNVKVVDDSILVEGKHEERQDDHGHIMRHFVRRYKVPEGYKPDQVVSQLSSDGVLTVSIPKPQAIEDKSKERVIQIQQVGPAHLNVKSNDSETKGKENGAAKENGAAKK from the coding sequence atGGCGCTATCCACACTTCTTTCGCTGGTGGACGAACTCCAGGAGTCACGCACCCCCATCTACGAATTTGGATTGGGAATGCATCCGCAGTCCAGCTTGCTCCTGCCGCATGGACATCAACATCGCCGCTCGATCAACGGGTGTCCTTGCGCCTCGCCCATTTGCCCTTCGTCGCCCGCCGGCCAGGTGATGGCCCTGCGTCGCGAGATGTCCAAGCACAACGACATACACTGGCCAGCCACCGCCCATGTGGGCAAGGATGGCTTCCAGGTGTGCATGGACGTGGCCCAGTTCAAGCCGAGTGAACTTAACGTCAAGGTGGTGGACGACTCGATTCTGGTCGAGGGCAAGCACGAGGAGCGCCAGGATGACCATGGCCATATCATGCGCCACTTTGTCCGGCGCTACAAGGTTCCCGAGGGCTACAAGCCGGACCAGGTGGTCTCCCAGCTCTCCTCCGATGGCGTCCTGACCGTCAGCATTCCCAAACCGCAGGCCATCGAAGATAAGTCCAAGGAGCGGGTCATTCAGATCCAGCAAGTGGGTCCCGCTCATCTCAATGTAAAGTCGAATGACAGCGAGACGAAGGGCAAGGAAAATGGAGCCGCCAAGGAGAACGGAGCAGCCAAGAAATAG
- the LOC128258275 gene encoding LOW QUALITY PROTEIN: kinesin-like protein KIF18A (The sequence of the model RefSeq protein was modified relative to this genomic sequence to represent the inferred CDS: inserted 2 bases in 1 codon) has product MPSEQHTNIKVAVRVRPYNVREMEQKQRSIIKVMDRSAILFDPDEEDDEFFFQGAKQPYRDITKRMNKKLTMEFDRVFDIDNSNQDLFEECTAPLVDSVLNGYNCSVFVYGATGAGKTFTMLGSEAHPGLTFLTMRDLFDKIQAQSDVRKFDVGVTYLEVYNEHVMNLLTKTGPLKLREDSNGVVVSGLCLTPIYSAEELLKMLMLGNSHRTQHPTDANAESSRSHAIFQVHIRITERKTDTKRTVKLSMIDLAGSERAASTKGIGVRFKEGASINKSLLALGNCINKLADGLKHIPYRDSNLTRILKDSLGGNCRTLMVANVSMSSLTYEDTYNTLKYASRAKKIRTTLKQNVLKSKMPTEFYVKKIDEVVAENERLKERNKALEAKANQLERAGSNGFDPKELKSWYSKIDAVYAAARQLQEHVLGMRSKIKNINYRQTLKNELEEFRKLMCVDQRVCQEDYRRFANYISTLTSQMEKYKEELPAWLSKMESAYQNLESLKREVNKSKAYQILIVYVKYKDLELQLTKQNIFNSHVNAINQELVENLDLMRKSFRAACEVLNQTYDRLEDGQKLTPEIEAVFERLHRKMRFADSEANTKMAVMDTLVVPQELCSGQEQEEQSCSLTASAKKRQRQAAHSDDDLHLSMEEFDSQDTESDTEDLHLTFKRPRNLNETQVLGPXPSSSSARKPLTATVTKPKNSHQRLVSDLLSEQNVRGGNEKIKKALLKSNHFTAQGLQRTLAAASLAKENVKYNTNYVRKSPRALMAKALAGTSTLTRKPLGSSSKEPPLVKFNRAASFRLKK; this is encoded by the exons atgccttCGGAGCagcatacaaatataaaagtgGCGGTGCGTGTACGGCCGTATAATGTCCGGGAAATGGAGCAAAAACAGCGGAGTATCATCAAGGTGATGGATCGATCGGCAATACTTTTCGATCCTgacgaggaggacgacgaGTTTTTCTTCCAGGGCGCCAAACAGCCGTATCGCGACATCACCAAGCGGATGAACAAGAAGCTGACCATGGAGTTTGATAGAGTCTTCGACATAGACAATTCCAACCAGGATTTGTTCGAGGAGTGCACCGCGCCGCTGGTCGACTCAGTGCTAAATGG GTACAACTGTTCAGTGTTCGTTTATGGAGCTACAGGCGCCGGGAAAACCTTCACCATGCTGGGCAGCGAAGCTCATCCGGGTCTGACCTTCCTCACCATGCGAGATCTCTTCGACAAGATCCAGGCCCAGAGCGATGTGCGCAAGTTCGATGTGGGTGTCACGTATCTAGAGGTCTACAACGAGCATGTTATGAACCTGCTGACCAAAACGGGTCCTTTGAAACTTCGCGAGGACAGCAATGGTGTGGTAGTGAGTGGCCTTTGCCTGACACCCATCTACAGTGCCGAGGAGCTGCTAAAGATGCTGATGCTGGGCAACTCCCATCGCACCCAGCACCCAACAGATGCGAATGCAGAGAGCTCCCGGTCACATGCCATCTTCCAGGTGCACATCCGGATCACAGAGCGCAAGACGGACACAAAAAGGACGGTAAAACTTTCCATGATCGATCTGGCGGGCAGTGAAAGGGCAGCCAGCACAAAGGGCATTGGAGTGCGGTTCAAGGAGGGCGCCAGCATCAACAAAAGTCTCCTGGCGCTGGGAAACTGCATCAATAAGCTAGCCGATGGCCTGAAGCACATTCCCTACCGCGACTCGAACCTGACACGCATTCTGAAGGACTCGCTGGGCGGCAACTGCCGCACCCTGATGGTGGCCAATGTCTCGATGAGCTCGCTGACCTACGAGGACACCTACAACACCCTCAAGTATGCCAGTCGGGCCAAAAAGATACGCACCACGCTGAAGCAGAATGTCCTGAAGTCCAAGATGCCCACCGAGTTCTATGTGAAGAAGATCGACGAGGTGGTGGCCGAAAACGAGCGACTCAAGGAGCGCAACAAGGCGCTGGAGGCCAAGGCCAACCAGCTGGAGCGCGCCGGCAGCAATGGCTTCGATCCCAAGGAGCTCAAGTCGTGGTACAGCAAGATAGACGCTGTATATGCGGCCGCCAGGCAGCTGCAGGAGCACGTCCTCGGTATGCGCAGCAAGATCAAGAACATCAACTACAGGCAGACGCTGAAAAATGAACTGGAGGAGTTCAGGAAGCTGATGTGCGTGGACCAGCGAGTGTGTCAGGAG gACTATCGGCGCTTTGCGAACTACATAAGCACGCTGACCAGCCAGATGGAGAAGTACAAGGAGGAGTTACCCGCCTGGCTGAGTAAAATGGAGAGTGCCTACCAGAATCTGGAGAGTCTGAAGCGAGAGGTTAACAAGTCGAAGGCCTACCAGATCCTCATCGTATACGTAAAGTACAAGGATCTCGAACTGCAGCTGACCAAGCAGAATATCTTCAACAGCCACGTGAACGCCATTAACCAGGAACTGGTGGAGAACTTGGACCTGATGCGGAAGTCCTTCCGAGCAGCCTGTGAGGTGCTCAATCAGACCTACGACCGTTTGGAGGACGGACAAAAGCTGACGCCGGAGATTGAGGCGGTGTTCGAAAGGTTGCACCGGAAGATGCGCTTCGCCGACTCGGAGGCCAACACTAAAATGGCCGTGATGGATACGCTGGTGGTGCCGCAGGAGCTGTGCAGCGGCCAAGAGCAGGAGGAGCAATCCTGCAGCCTGACGGCCAGTGCCAAAAAGCGACAGAGGCAGGCCGCCCACAGCGACGACGATCTGCATTTGAGCATGGAGGAATTCGACAGCCAGGACACCGAATCGGACACAGAGGATCTGCACTTGACCTTTAAGAGGCCGCGCAATCTAAACGAGACGCAGGTCCTTGGCCC CCCCAGCAGCAGTAGTGCCAGGAAACCTCTCACAGCGACGGTCACCAAGCCGAAAAACAGCCACCAGCGCCTGGTCAGCGATCTGCTATCCGAGCAGAATGTTCGCGGCGGCAACGAGAAGATCAAGAAGG CTCTGCTCAAGTCGAATCACTTTACCGCCCAAGGCCTTCAGAGAACGCTGGCAGCGGCTTCTTTGGCCAAGGAGAACGTCAAATACAACACCAACTATGTGCGCAAGAGTCCTCGAGCGCTGATGGCCAAAG CCCTTGCAGGCACCTCTACGCTGACGCGAAAGCCGCTCGGATCTTCGAGTAAGGAGCCGCCTCTGGTAAAATTCAATCGGGCAGCCTCGTTTCGCCTGAAGAAGTAG
- the LOC128258576 gene encoding protein FAM76A isoform X1 has product MSAKVLFACSKCFSRHPYEELSSGQQLCKGCRGSTSVGKCTYCRSEFQPATKSQSACKKCEHYLGKYGKPSACECCKIVAAFGGSKCMRCASYEAKYGPPVQCDECKLRSAFDRRDENKKVNGKLLCWLCTCAYKRALLKAQQEGRIPMSKKRPHEKTSSSHRDSAAAKKPSRSELGKSGSGANSSGVNPVSGAGLDLPDKISRGNGGNGTIAAPAAITVDTNSSDHVVAITYLKERIASLEKRLNQKDKELLEKDKQLTELKGKNFEKENDMRNRLKEVERLHDMKVDNLNRKIASVLKELAVLKKSSNKKSAALTKAEKEAIKRENLSPKEEILAAAVPEKLSKAEPADLDKDEKSRDRDEERSEQEDRASVRSRSGSSSPTPSSN; this is encoded by the exons ATGAGTGCAAAAGTATTATTCGCCTGCTCCAAATGTTTTTCGCGCCATCCGTACGAGGAGCTCTCCTCCGGCCAACAACTATGCAAG GGCTGCCGCGGTTCTACCTCAGTCGGTAAATGTACTTACTGCCGCTCGGAGTTTCAACCCGCCAC CAAATCACAGAGTGCCTGCAAGAAGTGCGAACATTATCTGGGGAAGTACGGAAAGCCCAGTGCCTGCGAGTGCTGCAAGATTGTGGCCGCCTTCGGGGGCTCCAAATGCATGCG ATGCGCCAGCTACGAGGCAAAGTACGGACCGCCGGTGCAGTGCGATGAATGCAAGCTGCGATCAGCCTTTGACAGGCGCGACGAGAACAAAAAG GTCAATGGCAAACTCCTTTGCTGGCTGTGTACCTGCGCCTACAAGCGAGCGCTGCTCAAGGCCCAGCAGGAGGGCAGAATACCCATGTCTAAGAAAAGGCCACACGAGAAGACCTCGTCCTCGCACAGAGACAGTGCCGCGGCCAAGAAGCCATCGCGCAGCGAGCTGGGCAAGAGTGGCAGTGGTGCCAATAGCTCCGGCGTGAACCCGGTCAGCGGAGCCGGACTGGATCTACCCGACAAGATATCGCGCGGAAATGGGGGGAACGGGACCATCGCAGCTCCCGCTGCCATCACCGTGGACACCAACTCGTCCGATCATGTGGTAGCCATCACATACTTAAAGGAGCGCATCGCCAGCCTGGAGAAACGCCTGAATCAAAAAGACAAAGAGCTGCTCGAGAAGGATAAGCAG CTGACCGAACTGAAGGGCAAGAACTTCGAGAAGGAGAATGACATGCGCAACCGGCTGAAGGAGGTGGAGCGCCTGCACGACATGAAGGTGGACAACTTGAACCGCAAGATTGCCAGTGTGCTTAAGGAATTGGCGGTACTCAAGAAGAGCAGCAACAAGAAGAGCGCTGCCCTCACCAAGGCCGAGAAGGAAGCCATCAAGCGGGAGAACCTGTCGCCCAAAGAGGAGATCCTCGCGGCGGCGGTGCCAGAGAAACTGAGCAAGGCGGAGCCGGCCGATCTGGACAAGGACGAGAAGAGTCGCGATCGCGACGAGGAGCGCAGCGAGCAGGAGGATCGGGCCAGTGTGCGTTCTCGTTCCGGCTCCAGCAGCCCCACGCCCTCGTCCAACTGA
- the LOC128258577 gene encoding adrenodoxin-like protein 1, mitochondrial — MFCLLLRRSAVHNSCKLISKQIAKPAFYTPRNALHTTIPRRHGEFEWQDPKSPEEIVNITYVDKDGKRTRVQGKVGDNVLYLAHRHGIEMEGACEASLACTTCHVYVHYDFLQKLNEAEEKEDDLLDMAPFLRENSRLGCQILLDKSMEGMELELPKATRNFYVDGHKPKPH; from the exons atgttttgtttacttttgcggCGATCCGCAGTTCATAATTCCTGCAAATTAATTAGTAAACAGATAGCCAAGCCCGCGTTTTACACACCCCGAAATGCTCTTCACACCACAATAC CACGGCGGCATGGCGAGTTCGAATGGCAGGATCCCAAATCCCCGGAGGAAAT CGTAAACATCACGTATGTGGACAAGGATGGAAAACGCACCAGGGTGCAGGGCAAAGTGGGCGACAATGTCTTGTACTTGGCCCATCGCCATGGCATCGAAATGGAGGGCGCCTGTGAGGCTTCGCTGGCCTGCACCACCTGCCACGTTTATGTCCACTACGATTTCCTCCAGAAGCTAAATGAGGCAGAGGAAAAGGAGGACGACCTGCTGGACATGGCGCCTTTTTTGCGCGAGAACTCCCGCCTCGGTTGCCAGATTCTACTGGACAAGAGCATGGAGGGCATGGAACTGGAGCTGCCCAAGGCCACCAGGAATTTCTACGTCGATGGGCACAAGCCCAAGCCCCACTAA
- the LOC128258234 gene encoding LOW QUALITY PROTEIN: rhodanese domain-containing protein CG4456 (The sequence of the model RefSeq protein was modified relative to this genomic sequence to represent the inferred CDS: inserted 1 base in 1 codon), translating into MDLLGPAGKSVVIQLANRMKFVLRPITTMATYEQVKDVPNHPEIYLIDVRRKEELQQTGCIPASINIPLDELDKALNLDGAAFKNKYGRSKPEKESKIIFSCRXGNRVLEAEKIAKGQGYCNVVIYKGSWNEWAQKEGL; encoded by the exons ATGGATCTTCTGGGGCCGGCTGGCAAGTCAGTTGTTATTCAGCTGGCGAACCGGATGAAATTCGTGCTGCGTCCCATAACCACTATGGCCACCTACGAGCAGGTTAAGGATGTGCCCAACCATCCCGAAATCTATCTGATCGACGTTCGACGCAAGGAGGAGCTCCAGCAGACGGGTTGCATTCCAGCCAGTATCAATATACCCT TGGATGAGCTAGACAAAGCCCTAAATCTGGATGGTGCTGCATTCAAGAACAAATACGGCCGATCCAAGCCGGAAAAGGAATCTAAGATCATATTCTCCTGCC TCGGGAATCGTGTTTTGGAAGCTGAGAAAATTGCCAAGGGCCAGGGATATTGCAA CGTGGTAATCTACAAAGGATCCTGGAATGAGTGGGCCCAGAAGGAAGGACTTTGA
- the LOC128258576 gene encoding protein FAM76B isoform X3, whose translation MSAKVLFACSKCFSRHPYEELSSGQQLCKGCRGSTSVGKCTYCRSEFQPATKSQSACKKCEHYLGKYGKPSACECCKIVAAFGGSKCMRSMANSFAGCVPAPTSERCSRPSRRAEYPCLRKGHTRRPRPRTETVPRPRSHRAASWARVAVVPIAPA comes from the exons ATGAGTGCAAAAGTATTATTCGCCTGCTCCAAATGTTTTTCGCGCCATCCGTACGAGGAGCTCTCCTCCGGCCAACAACTATGCAAG GGCTGCCGCGGTTCTACCTCAGTCGGTAAATGTACTTACTGCCGCTCGGAGTTTCAACCCGCCAC CAAATCACAGAGTGCCTGCAAGAAGTGCGAACATTATCTGGGGAAGTACGGAAAGCCCAGTGCCTGCGAGTGCTGCAAGATTGTGGCCGCCTTCGGGGGCTCCAAATGCATGCG GTCAATGGCAAACTCCTTTGCTGGCTGTGTACCTGCGCCTACAAGCGAGCGCTGCTCAAGGCCCAGCAGGAGGGCAGAATACCCATGTCTAAGAAAAGGCCACACGAGAAGACCTCGTCCTCGCACAGAGACAGTGCCGCGGCCAAGAAGCCATCGCGCAGCGAGCTGGGCAAGAGTGGCAGTGGTGCCAATAGCTCCGGCGTGA
- the LOC128258233 gene encoding heat shock protein 22 — translation MRSLPMFLRMAEEMTRMPRLTSPFQAFFHEPQVWSVALPRNWQQIARWQEQEFAPPATVSKDGYKLTLDVKDYSELKVKVLDESVVLVEGKSEQQEGDQGGYSSRHFLRRFVLPEGYEADKVTSSLSSDGVLTISVPNPPAVQETLKERVVPIEQTGEPSKKPADEPKNETSQQ, via the coding sequence ATGCGTTCCCTACCGATGTTCTTGCGTATGGCCGAGGAAATGACCCGGATGCCACGCCTCACCTCGCCCTTTCAAGCCTTCTTCCACGAGCCGCAGGTTTGGAGTGTGGCCCTTCCGAGGAACTggcagcaaatcgcccgctgGCAGGAGCAGGAGTTCGCCCCACCGGCAACCGTTAGCAAGGATGGCTACAAACTCACCCTGGACGTCAAGGACTACAGCGAGCTGAAGGTGAAAGTGCTGGACGAGAGCGTCGTCCTGGTGGAGGGTAAATCGGAGCAGCAGGAGGGCGACCAAGGAGGCTATTCGTCCAGGCACTTTCTCCGACGCTTCGTCCTGCCTGAGGGATACGAGGCCGACAAGGTGACCTCCAGCCTGAGCAGCGATGGCGTCCTGACCATCAGTGTACCCAATCCTCCGGCTGTGCAGGAGACACTCAAGGAGCGAGTGGTGCCCATTGAGCAGACTGGCGAACCGTCAAAAAAACCTGCAGATGAGCCCAAGAACGAGACCAGTCAGCAATAA
- the LOC128258232 gene encoding heat shock protein 67B3 has translation MPDIPFVLNLDSPDSIYYGHDMFPNRMYRRLHSRQHHDLDLHTLGLIARMGAHAHHLVANKRIGDLAALGGAGARDKKGNFEIHLDVGLFQPGELTVKLVNDCIVVEGKHEEREDDHGHVSRHFVRRYPLSKEYDSDAIVSSLSEDGVLNITVPPLVAKEELKERIIPIKHVGPSDLFQNGNGHKEPAAPASAPVPEAK, from the coding sequence ATGCCAGATATTCCCTTTGTCTTAAATTTGGACTCGCCGGACTCCATATACTATGGACACGACATGTTCCCGAATCGTATGTACAGACGATTGCATTCCCGGCAGCACCATGATTTGGATTTGCACACCCTGGGCTTAATTGCCCGTATGGGTGCCCATGCTCATCACCTGGTGGCCAATAAGAGGATTGGCGACCTGGCTGCTTTGGGTGGTGCTGGTGCCCGTGATAAGAAGGGAAACTTCGAGATTCACCTAGACGTGGGTCTCTTTCAACCAGGTGAATTGACGGTCAAACTGGTGAACGATTGCATCGTGGTCGAGGGAAAGCACGAGGAGCGAGAGGACGACCATGGTCATGTCTCCCGGCACTTTGTCCGCCGTTATCCGCTGTCCAAGGAGTACGATTCGGATGCCATCGTCTCCAGTTTGTCGGAGGATGGAGTGCTCAATATAACAGTTCCCCCATTGGTTGCCAAGGAGGAGCTCAAGGAGCGGATTATACCCATCAAGCATGTGGGTCCATCGGATCTCTTCCAGAACGGAAATGGCCACAAGGAGCCAGCCGCTCCAGCTTCCGCTCCAGTTCCGGAAGCCAAGTAA
- the LOC128258231 gene encoding heat shock protein 27, with the protein MSLVPTTYRDLAREFDRPRPRYQPPYDFQLYPYLWDDPRVWWPAHHTNRSEFFRPLDELVTRRVKNQLIQSTPYEWAHPMRWDNYYSGERVHVDEKGFRIDIDVRQFHPHEIVVKTNDDYVIVQGNHNRRDEGSNGLVERHFVRKYLLPRGYNANEVISDISSDGILTIKAPPPPPAKYYTPGERLVRVHETGKLALPWK; encoded by the coding sequence ATGTCTCTGGTGCCCACCACATATCGCGATCTGGCGCGCGAATTTGATCGACCACGACCGCGCTACCAGCCACCGTATGATTTCCAACTTTATCCGTATTTGTGGGACGATCCGCGAGTCTGGTGGCCAGCACATCATACCAACAGGAGTGAGTTTTTCCGACCCCTGGATGAACTGGTGACGAGACGCGTGAAGAATCAGTTGATCCAATCGACGCCCTACGAATGGGCCCATCCCATGAGGTGGGATAACTACTATTCCGGCGAGCGAGTCCACGTGGATGAGAAGGGTTTCCGGATTGACATAGATGTCCGGCAGTTTCATCCCCACGAAATTGTGGTCAAGACCAACGACGACTATGTCATCGTCCAGGGCAATCACAATCGCCGGGACGAAGGCTCCAATGGACTGGTGGAAAGGCACTTTGTGAGAAAGTACCTCCTACCCCGCGGTTACAACGCCAACGAGGTCATTTCGGATATATCCAGCGATGGAATCCTCACCATCAAGGCTCCACCTCCTCCGCCAGCCAAGTATTATACTCCCGGGGAGCGATTGGTCCGAGTCCATGAAACCGGAAAGCTGGCCCTGCCCTGGAAATAG
- the LOC128258276 gene encoding ribosome-recycling factor, mitochondrial has protein sequence MLRNAVHLATLGVRQTRVTNCLPRLPLILQNNPQNAINVQVARDYAKGKDKKKEKGGKGKPGGKVEINEQQLREILNLDGLNSQMQKSVMQMKDDFVKHLSLRSTSGAIDTLRIKVDGQEHELQELAQISRKNPKTIIVNMIGFPQTIPDVLKAIEKSGMNLNPQQDGTTLFIPIPKVTKEHRENLSKNAKALFVKYRDAIRGVQNEHIRKLKKQPELGKDDAFAAQAQVTAIADRFISEADKLLASKQKELLGE, from the coding sequence atgctgcGAAATGCGGTGCATTTAGCCACCCTAGGGGTGCGCCAGACGCGAGTGACGAACTGCTTGCCAAGATTACCACTAATCCTGCAGAATAATCCACAAAACGCGATAAATGTGCAAGTGGCGCGCGATTATGCAAAGGGCAAGGacaaaaagaaggaaaaaggCGGCAAGGGAAAACCCGGTGGCAAGGTGGAAATCAACGAGCAGCAGCTGCGCGAGATCCTCAACCTGGATGGCCTGAACAGCCAGATGCAGAAGTCCGTGATGCAGATGAAGGACGACTTTGTGAAGCACCTGTCGCTGCGTTCCACCAGCGGCGCCATCGACACGCTGCGCATTAAAGTCGATGGCCAGGAGCACGAGCTGCAGGAACTGGCACAGATCTCACGGAAAAACCCCAAGACGATTATAGTTAACATGATTGGCTTCCCGCAAACGATTCCCGATGTCCTGAAGGCCATCGAAAAGAGCGGCATGAACCTGAATCCGCAGCAGGATGGCACCACTCTGTTCATACCCATCCCGAAGGTCACCAAGGAGCACAGGGAGAATCTGTCCAAGAATGCCAAGGCTCTGTTTGTCAAATACCGCGATGCCATTCGTGGCGTCCAGAACGAGCACATCCGCAAGCTGAAGAAGCAGCCAGAACTGGGCAAGGATGATGCATTTGCCGCCCAGGCTCAGGTCACCGCCATTGCGGATCGCTTCATCTCGGAGGCGGACAAGCTGCTGGCCAGCAAGCAGAAGGAGCTGCTGGGCGAATAG
- the LOC128258576 gene encoding protein FAM76A isoform X2, with amino-acid sequence MYLLPLGVSTRHQITECLQEVRTLSGEVRKAQCLRVLQDCGRLRGLQMHAVNGKLLCWLCTCAYKRALLKAQQEGRIPMSKKRPHEKTSSSHRDSAAAKKPSRSELGKSGSGANSSGVNPVSGAGLDLPDKISRGNGGNGTIAAPAAITVDTNSSDHVVAITYLKERIASLEKRLNQKDKELLEKDKQLTELKGKNFEKENDMRNRLKEVERLHDMKVDNLNRKIASVLKELAVLKKSSNKKSAALTKAEKEAIKRENLSPKEEILAAAVPEKLSKAEPADLDKDEKSRDRDEERSEQEDRASVRSRSGSSSPTPSSN; translated from the exons ATGTACTTACTGCCGCTCGGAGTTTCAACCCGCCAC CAAATCACAGAGTGCCTGCAAGAAGTGCGAACATTATCTGGGGAAGTACGGAAAGCCCAGTGCCTGCGAGTGCTGCAAGATTGTGGCCGCCTTCGGGGGCTCCAAATGCATGCG GTCAATGGCAAACTCCTTTGCTGGCTGTGTACCTGCGCCTACAAGCGAGCGCTGCTCAAGGCCCAGCAGGAGGGCAGAATACCCATGTCTAAGAAAAGGCCACACGAGAAGACCTCGTCCTCGCACAGAGACAGTGCCGCGGCCAAGAAGCCATCGCGCAGCGAGCTGGGCAAGAGTGGCAGTGGTGCCAATAGCTCCGGCGTGAACCCGGTCAGCGGAGCCGGACTGGATCTACCCGACAAGATATCGCGCGGAAATGGGGGGAACGGGACCATCGCAGCTCCCGCTGCCATCACCGTGGACACCAACTCGTCCGATCATGTGGTAGCCATCACATACTTAAAGGAGCGCATCGCCAGCCTGGAGAAACGCCTGAATCAAAAAGACAAAGAGCTGCTCGAGAAGGATAAGCAG CTGACCGAACTGAAGGGCAAGAACTTCGAGAAGGAGAATGACATGCGCAACCGGCTGAAGGAGGTGGAGCGCCTGCACGACATGAAGGTGGACAACTTGAACCGCAAGATTGCCAGTGTGCTTAAGGAATTGGCGGTACTCAAGAAGAGCAGCAACAAGAAGAGCGCTGCCCTCACCAAGGCCGAGAAGGAAGCCATCAAGCGGGAGAACCTGTCGCCCAAAGAGGAGATCCTCGCGGCGGCGGTGCCAGAGAAACTGAGCAAGGCGGAGCCGGCCGATCTGGACAAGGACGAGAAGAGTCGCGATCGCGACGAGGAGCGCAGCGAGCAGGAGGATCGGGCCAGTGTGCGTTCTCGTTCCGGCTCCAGCAGCCCCACGCCCTCGTCCAACTGA